A window of Nicotiana tabacum cultivar K326 chromosome 24, ASM71507v2, whole genome shotgun sequence contains these coding sequences:
- the LOC107781545 gene encoding F-box protein PP2-A15-like has product MGASLSNTTENGSATGGGTGLGDMPESCVACVFMYLTPPDICNLARLNRAFRGAASSDAVWESKLPCNYHQMLDLLPPWRYDGLPKKGIFALLSRPVPFEDDNKEVWLDRVSGRICMSISSKAMSITGSEDRRHWNWFPTEESRFHVVAYCQQVWWFEVSGIVKFPFPPDIYTLTFRIHLGKYFKRLGRRVPNFEHTHGWDLGPVRFELSTSDGQHAVSEFFLHEVEQYDAKKRGCWIEYRVGEFIVSSSDPVTEVRFSMKQIDCTHSKGGLCVDSLSITPSDLKRCRRKGVK; this is encoded by the exons ATGGGCGCATCATTGTCCAACACAACGGAGAACGGTTCGGCCACCGGCGGCGGAACGGGGCTCGGCGACATGCCGGAGAGTTGCGTTGCCTGCGTCTTCATGTACCTGACGCCGCCGGATATCTGCAATCTGGCTCGGCTGAACCGTGCATTCCGCGGCGCCGCTTCTTCTGACGCCGTATGGGAATCCAAGCTTCCTTGTAACTACCACCAGATGCTCGACCTTTTGCCTCCTTGGAGATACGACGGTCTTCCCAAGAAGGGCATTTTTGCCCTTCTCTCTCGCCCCGTCCCCTTTGAAGATGACAATAAG GAAGTATGGTTGGATAGAGTAAGTGGAAGGATTTGCATGTCAATCTCTTCAAAGGCGATGTCAATAACTGGTAGTGAAGACAGGAGACATTGGAACTGGTTTCCAACAGAAGAGTCAAG GTTCCATGTTGTGGCGTATTGCCAGCAAGTATGGTGGTTTGAAGTAAGTGGAATAGTGAAGTTTCCTTTTCCTCCGGATATATACACACTAACTTTCAGGATCCACCTCGGGAAATATTTTAAGAGATTAGGCCGACGTGTTCCCAACTTTGAGCACACTCATGGATGGGATTTGGGGCCAGTACGCTTTGAACTGTCCACTTCTGATGGACAGCATGCAGTTAGTGAGTTCTTTCTCCATGAAGTCGAGCAATATGATGCAAAAAAACGCGGGTGCTGGATTGAGTACAGGGTGGGTGAATTTATTGTCAGTAGCTCAGATCCTGTAACTGAAGTTAGATTTTCTATGAAACAGATTGATTGCACACATTCGAAAGGTGGGCTCTGTGTAGACTCTCTATCAATTACACCCAGCGATCTCAAGAGGTGTAGGAGGAAAGGGGTTAAATAG
- the LOC107781546 gene encoding large ribosomal subunit protein eL24 produces the protein MVLKTELCRFSGGKIYPGRGIRFIRSDSQVFLFLNSKCKRYFHNRLKPSKLTWTAMYRKQHKKDIAQEAVKKRRRATKKPYSRSIVGATLEVIQKKRTERPEVRDAAREAALREIKERIKKTKDEKKAKKAEVQAKSQKAGGKGNMPKGAGGKGPKLGGGGGKR, from the exons ATGGTTCTCAA GACGGAACTCTGTCGTTTTAGTGGTGGAAAGATATATCCAGGGAGGGGCATCAGATTTATTCGTTCAGATTCTCAG GTGTTCCTGTTTCTCAACTCAAAATGTAAACGGTACTTTCACAATCGCCTGAAGCCTTCCAAGCTTACTTGGACAGCTATGTATAGGAAGCAGCACAAGAAG GATATTGCACAAGAAGCTGTTAAGAAGAGGCGACGTGCAACAAAGAAGCCTTACTCCAGGTCCATTGTGGGTGCAACCCTGGAGGTTATTCAGAAGAAGAGAACTGAAAGGCCAGAAGTTAGAGATGCTGCTAGGGAAGCTGCTCTCCG TGAAATCAAGGAAAGAATCAAGAAGACAAAGGATGAGAAGAAGGCCAAGAAGGCAGAGGTGCAGGCCAAGTCACAGAAAGCTGGAGGGAAGGGCAACATGCCCAAGGGAGCTGGAGGTAAAGGTCCTAAGCTCGGTGGTGGCGGTGGAAAACGTTAA